Proteins encoded in a region of the Rhodothermus sp. genome:
- a CDS encoding 2-oxoacid:acceptor oxidoreductase family protein, whose product MRMLEIRWHGRGGQGAITVSKVLALAALRSGKYAQAFPEYGPERSGAPVRAYNRLDDRPIVLHSGVYAPQRVAVLDETLLEAEDVCEGLVPDGTLVLNTTRSPEAIREQTGYPGRIVCVDATGIAKTTGSRFANVPLLGALASTLDFIALSALEAALRVFLGKRRPEVVETNLEALRRGYHETHVGKAVPPETLPPRPRPPGDRALPPYHALPIGGVITPEIRWFPRTGGWRSERPVFNEARCVNCLLCWAHCPEPAIVVHDRLMEGFNYDYCKGCGICVAMCPTGALTMIPEGAPEPATASVSPNPR is encoded by the coding sequence ATGCGTATGCTGGAGATTCGCTGGCATGGGCGTGGCGGTCAGGGTGCCATCACGGTTTCGAAGGTGCTGGCGCTGGCCGCTTTGCGTAGCGGGAAATATGCCCAGGCATTCCCGGAGTATGGTCCGGAGCGTAGCGGAGCTCCGGTGCGGGCCTACAACCGGCTGGATGACCGTCCAATCGTGCTCCATTCGGGCGTCTACGCGCCCCAGCGGGTCGCCGTGCTGGACGAAACGCTGCTGGAAGCCGAAGACGTATGCGAAGGGCTGGTCCCGGACGGAACCCTGGTGCTCAACACTACGCGCTCGCCCGAAGCGATTCGGGAACAGACGGGCTATCCGGGCCGCATCGTGTGCGTCGATGCCACCGGAATCGCCAAAACAACGGGCTCCCGCTTTGCAAACGTACCCCTGCTGGGTGCGCTGGCCAGCACGCTGGACTTTATCGCGCTGTCCGCGCTGGAAGCGGCACTGCGTGTCTTCCTGGGCAAACGCCGACCTGAAGTGGTCGAAACCAACCTGGAGGCACTGCGACGAGGTTACCACGAGACGCATGTGGGCAAGGCGGTTCCACCGGAGACGCTCCCCCCACGTCCCCGTCCCCCGGGCGATCGGGCGTTGCCACCCTACCATGCACTGCCCATCGGCGGGGTCATCACTCCAGAGATCCGCTGGTTTCCCAGAACCGGCGGCTGGCGCAGCGAACGGCCGGTCTTCAACGAGGCGCGCTGCGTGAACTGCCTGCTGTGCTGGGCCCACTGCCCGGAACCGGCCATCGTGGTGCACGACCGCCTGATGGAAGGTTTCAATTACGATTACTGCAAAGGTTGCGGGATCTGCGTGGCCATGTGTCCGACGGGCGCGCTGACGATGATCCCCGAAGGCGCTCCTGAACCAGCCACTGCTTCGGTCTCGCCCAACCCGAGGTGA
- a CDS encoding NAD(P)-dependent oxidoreductase, which produces MEMTANIRTVYEEERPRLTDEQAFLEAARCLECGRDGRPAPCIEACPTHIDIPGFIQAIREGDPFASARIIFEANVLGGTCARVCPVEALCEGACVLTHEQWRPVAIGRLQRYATDAALEAGIEIHPRPQRRRQSLSIGVVGAGPAGLACAAELARLGHAVTVYEARSEPGGLVVSAIAPYKQMVDPLPQEVEAIRALGVTFRFNTHIGQDVSLAELEARHDALFLGVGMDGDIPLALEGTDLEGVWPSLRFIERLKAMSPPPVGDRVVVIGGGNTAIDVAREAVRLGARHVTVLYRRTEAEMPAFRHEVEAAHEEGVQFEWLTLPVRLLGDVRVTGVECVRTRLVPDPSGGRPRPQVVEGTAFVVPADTVVFAIGQRPRTELLAALPAVRLERGRVWVDENFRTSHPRVFAGGDCVNGGGTVVEAVQHGKLAARAIDRLIQPRRSTSPVTNGKEEA; this is translated from the coding sequence ATGGAAATGACGGCAAACATTCGTACGGTTTACGAGGAGGAGCGCCCCCGCCTGACGGACGAACAGGCCTTTCTGGAGGCTGCGCGCTGTCTGGAGTGTGGACGGGATGGTCGGCCGGCTCCCTGTATCGAAGCCTGCCCCACGCACATCGACATTCCCGGCTTTATTCAGGCCATTCGGGAGGGCGATCCGTTTGCCTCGGCCCGAATCATCTTTGAAGCCAATGTGCTGGGTGGCACCTGCGCGCGCGTCTGTCCGGTGGAAGCGCTCTGTGAGGGCGCCTGTGTGCTGACCCACGAGCAGTGGCGGCCCGTGGCCATCGGGCGCCTGCAACGTTATGCCACAGATGCTGCGCTGGAAGCAGGCATCGAGATCCATCCACGTCCGCAGCGCCGGCGGCAATCGCTCAGCATCGGAGTAGTGGGGGCTGGTCCGGCCGGGTTGGCCTGTGCGGCCGAGCTGGCACGCCTGGGCCATGCCGTGACTGTCTACGAGGCCCGATCGGAGCCTGGAGGGCTGGTCGTCTCGGCCATTGCGCCGTACAAGCAGATGGTCGATCCCCTGCCTCAAGAGGTGGAGGCCATCCGGGCGCTGGGTGTTACCTTTCGTTTTAACACCCATATCGGCCAGGACGTATCGCTGGCCGAACTGGAAGCGCGGCACGATGCGCTGTTTCTGGGGGTGGGTATGGACGGCGACATACCGTTAGCGCTGGAAGGAACGGACCTGGAAGGAGTATGGCCGTCGCTACGCTTCATCGAACGCCTCAAGGCCATGAGCCCGCCCCCTGTCGGGGACCGGGTGGTCGTGATCGGCGGCGGCAACACAGCCATCGATGTAGCCCGCGAGGCGGTGCGCCTGGGGGCACGGCACGTCACCGTGCTCTACCGACGCACCGAAGCCGAGATGCCGGCCTTTCGGCATGAGGTGGAAGCCGCCCATGAAGAGGGCGTGCAGTTCGAGTGGCTGACCCTGCCGGTACGGTTGCTGGGCGACGTGCGCGTTACCGGTGTCGAATGCGTTCGCACCCGCCTGGTGCCCGATCCGTCGGGTGGGCGTCCGCGGCCGCAGGTAGTCGAAGGAACTGCGTTTGTGGTACCGGCCGATACGGTTGTTTTTGCTATCGGACAGCGTCCCCGCACCGAGCTGCTGGCTGCCTTGCCGGCCGTCCGGCTGGAACGTGGCCGGGTGTGGGTGGACGAAAACTTTCGCACAAGCCATCCCCGTGTGTTTGCTGGTGGAGACTGCGTCAACGGTGGGGGCACGGTGGTCGAAGCTGTCCAGCACGGCAAGCTGGCAGCCCGTGCCATCGACCGCCTGATTCAGCCTCGCCGCAGTACCTCGCCGGTAACCAACGGGAAGGAGGAAGCCTGA